One segment of Penaeus chinensis breed Huanghai No. 1 chromosome 14, ASM1920278v2, whole genome shotgun sequence DNA contains the following:
- the LOC125032047 gene encoding pro-resilin-like → MSQALQLIYLIHIIPSSKNSKNIFQESIMYTSMVEDSSEESAPPKYEFQYGVKDGYSGVDFAHGESRDEDETRGSYTVQLPDGRLQRVTYYVDGDDGYVADVTYEGEAQFPESEESREAPAYAPPRPSYGYSQ, encoded by the exons ATGAGTCAAGCGTTGCAGCTAATATATTTAATCCATATCATCCCATCcagtaaaaacagcaaaaatatatTCCAAGAATCCatcatgtacaca TCTATGGTGGAAGACTCAAGCGAGGAGTCTGCTCCTCCGAAGTACGAGTTCCAGTATGGCGTGAAGGACGGATACTCGGGCGTGGACTTTGCCCACGGAGAGTCCCGTGACGAGGATGAGACTCGAGGCTCTTACACGGTACAgcttcccgacggccgcctgcagagggTGACGTACTACGTGGACGGCGACGACGGATACGTGGCCGACGTGacgtacgagggcgaggctcagttcCCAGAGTCCGAGGAATCCCGAGAGGCTCCTGCGTACGCCCCACCGAGGCCCTCCTACGGGTACTCGCAATGA
- the LOC125032050 gene encoding pro-resilin-like: MASKILLVLALVAFVSADKRPSFSYGVPQSMENDSSEESAPPKYEFQYGVRDGYSGVDFAHGESRDEDETRGSYTVQLPDGRLQRVTYYVDGDDGYVADVTYEGEAQFPES, from the exons ATGGCGTCTAAG ATCTTACTCGTCCTCGCTCTCGTGGCGTTCGTTTCTGCCGACAAGAGGCCATCCTTCTCCTATGGCGTTCCTCAG TCTATGGAGAATGACTCAAGCGAGGAGTCTGCTCCTCCGAAGTACGAGTTCCAGTATGGCGTGAGGGACGGATACTCGGGCGTGGACTTTGCCCACGGAGAGTCCCGTGACGAGGATGAGACTCGAGGCTCTTACACggtgcagcttcccgacggccgTCTGCAGAGGGTGACGTACTACGTGGACGGCGACGACGGATACGTGGCCGACGTGacgtacgagggcgaggctcagttcCCAGAGTCTTAG
- the LOC125032049 gene encoding pro-resilin-like, protein MASKILLVLALVAFASADKRPSFSYGVPQSMEDSSEESAPPKYEFQYGVRDGYSGVDFAHGESRDEDETRGSYTVQLPDGRLQRVTYYVDGDDGYVADVTYEGEAHFPESEESREAPVYAPPRPSYGYPQ, encoded by the exons ATGGCGTCTAAG ATCTTACTCGTCCTCGCTCTCGTGGCGTTCGCTTCTGCCGACAAGAGGCCATCCTTCTCCTATGGCGTTCCTCAG TCTATGGAGGACTCAAGCGAGGAGTCTGCTCCTCCGAAGTACGAGTTCCAGTATGGCGTGAGGGACGGATACTCGGGCGTGGACTTTGCCCACGGAGAGTCCCGTGACGAGGATGAGACTCGAGGCTCTTACACggtgcagcttcccgacggccgTCTGCAGAGGGTGACGTACTACGTGGACGGCGACGACGGATACGTGGCCGACGTGacgtacgagggcgaggctcattTCCCAGAGTCCGAGGAGTCCCGAGAGGCTCCTGTGTACGCCCCACCGAGGCCCTCCTACGGGTACCCACAATAA
- the LOC125032462 gene encoding cuticle protein 8-like, producing the protein MSPKVLLLLGLAALAAADKLPSYSYNAPQDSLEDSDEAEPPKYDFAFGVKDGYSGADFAHQEARDEDETRGSYSVQLPDGRLQKVTYYVDGDNGYVAEVTYEGEAKFPDSEEYRESSERSYEAPRPSYEAPRPSYEAPRPSYSAPKPSYSAPRPHFG; encoded by the exons ATGTCTCCTAAG GTACTTCTGCTGTTGGGTCTGGCTGCCCTCGCGGCCGCGGACAAACTCCCCTCCTACTCATACAATGCTCCCCAG GACTCCCTCGAGGACTCCGACGAGGCCGAGCCCCCCAAGTACGACTTCGCGTTCGGCGTGAAGGACGGCTACTCGGGCGCCGACTTCGCCCACCAGGAGGCCCGCGACGAGGACGAGACTCGAGGCTCCTACAGCGtacagctccccgacggccgcctgcagaaggtcacctactaCGTGGACGGCGACAACGGCTACGTGGCTGAGGTCACCTACGAAGGGGAGGCCAAGTTCCCTGACTCTGAGGAATATCGGGAGTCCTCAGAACGAAGCTATGAAGCCCCGAGGCCCAGTTACGAAGCCCCGAGGCCCAGTTATGAAGCCCCGAGGCCCAGTTATTCAGCCCCGAAGCCCAGTTATTCAGCCCCGAGGCCCCACTTCGGTTAA
- the LOC125032053 gene encoding pro-resilin-like, whose protein sequence is MASKILLVLALVAFASADKRPSFSYGVPQSMEDSSEESAPPKYEFQYGVKDGYSGVDFAHGESRDEDETRGSYTVQLPDGRLQRVTYYVDGDDGYVADVTYEGEAQFPESEESREAPAYAPPRPLYGYSQ, encoded by the exons ATGGCGTCTAAG ATCTTACTCGTCCTCGCTCTCGTGGCGTTCGCTTCTGCCGACAAGAGGCCATCCTTCTCCTATGGCGTTCCTCAG tctATGGAGGACTCAAGCGAGGAGTCTGCTCCTCCGAAGTACGAGTTCCAGTATGGCGTGAAGGACGGATACTCGGGCGTGGACTTTGCCCACGGAGAGTCCCGTGACGAGGATGAGACTCGAGGCTCTTACACagtgcagcttcccgacggccgcctgcagagggTGACGTACTACGTGGACGGCGACGACGGATACGTAGCCGACGTGacgtacgagggcgaggctcagttcCCAGAGTCCGAGGAATCCCGAGAGGCTCCTGCGTACGCCCCACCGAGGCCCTTATACGGGTACTCGCAATGA
- the LOC125032046 gene encoding pro-resilin-like, with protein sequence MNLTRPRSRGVRFCRQEAILLLWRSSGTSMEEDSSEESAPPKYEFQYGVKDGYSGVDFAHGESRDEDETRGSYTVQLPDGRLQRVTYYVDGDDGYVADVTYEGEAHFPESEESREAPAYAPPRPSYGYSQ encoded by the exons atga ATCTTACTCGTCCTCGCTCTCGTGGCGTTCGTTTCTGCCGACAAGAGGCCATCTTACTCTTATGGCGTTCCTCAGGTACG TCTATGGAGGAGGACTCAAGCGAGGAGTCTGCTCCTCCGAAGTACGAGTTCCAGTATGGCGTGAAGGACGGATACTCGGGCGTGGACTTTGCCCATGGAGAGTCCCGTGACGAGGATGAGACTCGAGGCTCTTACACggtgcagcttcccgacggccgcctgcagagggTGACGTACTACGTGGACGGCGACGACGGATACGTGGCCGACGTGacgtacgagggcgaggctcattTCCCGGAGTCCGAGGAGTCCCGAGAGGCTCCTGCGTACGCCCCACCGAGGCCCTCCTACGGGTACTCGCAATGA
- the LOC125032052 gene encoding cuticle protein 7-like, whose translation MEEDSGKEYAPPKYEFQYGVKDGYSGVDFAHGESRDEDETRGSYTVQLPDGRLQRVTYYVDSDDGYVADVTHEGEAQFPESEESREATVYAPPRPSYGYPQLWF comes from the coding sequence ATGGAAGAAGACTCAGGCAAGGAGTATGCTCCCCCGAAGTACGAGTTTCAGTATGGCGTGAAGGACGGATACTCGGGCGTGGACTTTGCCCACGGAGAGTCCCGTGACGAGGATGAGACTCGAGGCTCTTACACagtgcagcttcccgacggccgcctgcagagggTAACATACTACGTGGACAGCGACGACGGATACGTGGCCGACGTGACgcacgagggcgaggctcagttcCCAGAGTCCGAGGAGTCCCGAGAAGCTACTGTATATGCCCCACCAAGGCCGTCCTACGGGTACCCACAACTTTGGTTCTGA
- the LOC125032048 gene encoding pro-resilin-like — translation MASKILLVLALVAFVSADKRPSYSYGVPQSMEEDSSEESAPPKYEFQYGVKDGYSGVDFAHGESRDEDETRGSYTVQLPDGRLQRVTYYVDGDDGYVADVTYEGEAQFPESEESRKAPVYAPPRPSYGYPQ, via the exons ATGGCATCTAAA ATCTTACTCGTCCTCGCTCTCGTGGCGTTCGTTTCTGCCGACAAGAGGCCATCCTACTCCTATGGCGTTCCTCAG TCTATGGAGGAAGACTCAAGCGAGGAGTCTGCTCCTCCGAAGTACGAGTTCCAGTATGGCGTGAAGGACGGATACTCGGGCGTGGACTTTGCCCACGGAGAGTCCCGTGACGAGGATGAGACTCGAGGCTCTTACACggtgcagcttcccgacggccgcctgcagagggTGACGTACTACGTGGACGGCGACGACGGATACGTGGCCGACGTGacgtacgagggcgaggctcagttcCCAGAGTCCGAGGAGTCCCGAAAGGCTCCTGTGTACGCCCCACCGAGGCCCTCATACGGGTACCCACAATAA
- the LOC125032051 gene encoding pro-resilin-like → MASKILLVVALVAFVSADKRPSYSYGVPQSMEEDSSEESAPPKYEFQYGVKDGYSGVDFAHGESRDEDETRGSYTVQLPDGRLQRVTYYVDGDDGYVADVTYEGEAQFPESEESREATAYAPPRPSYGYPQ, encoded by the exons ATGGCGTCTAAG ATCTTACTCGTCGTCGCTCTCGTGGCGTTCGTTTCTGCCGACAAGAGGCCATCCTACTCCTATGGCGTTCCTCAG TCTATGGAGGAAGACTCAAGCGAGGAGTCTGCTCCTCCGAAGTACGAGTTCCAGTATGGCGTGAAGGACGGATACTCGGGCGTGGACTTTGCCCACGGAGAGTCCCGTGACGAGGATGAGACTCGAGGCTCTTACACggtgcagcttcccgacggccgcctgcagagggTGACGTACTACGTGGACGGCGACGACGGATACGTGGCCGACGTGacgtacgagggcgaggctcagttcCCAGAGTCTGAGGAATCCCGAGAGGCTACTGCGTACGCCCCGCCGAGGCCCTCCTACGGGTACCCACAATAA